The Juglans regia cultivar Chandler chromosome 6, Walnut 2.0, whole genome shotgun sequence genome contains the following window.
CCAAACCTCGAATTTTTAGATTCCCTTTTCTTTTGTATCTTCCCCTTTCCACCGACTTGTCTTGCCTTCCGCCCCTTCCCTCCAGAACGATCTCCTGGAGCCACGCCGGGTCTCTTCTTATCCGACCTCTCAAAGACTTTTCCATCTTCAAAGGCTAAATCCATATCAGCATCTTTTTCACTCCCAGCAAACCCGGTCTGCTGCCTCTGCTTCCTCCACTTCTTAACAGACTCTATGTCCTCCTTTTTCTGCTTAGCTCTCTCTTTCAGCTTTTGTGCTTGAATCTGTTTAGAGAGTCTCTTTGCCTCCCTGGCCTTCCTTCTCTCCTCAGCCTCCTCAATCCTAGTCTTTTCTGCCAAAAGCCGGCCTTTGACTTTCTCCATATGGAAATCTGTCTTCACCATCTCAGCATAATAGTCGGAAGGCCTGAGAAAAGGGAGACCCATCGACTGAAGCTTTTCAAAGGCTTGCCTAGTTCCCTCCAATGCTTGGGTATAGAAAGCAAGCTCCCGTGCTAGGTCATCATTCACATCCACGTCTTGCTCTTGATTAATATCAATAGAGAGCTTGTGTATCCATCCCACATTTTCAGGCCAGCTAATATCTCCAAGTTTATCAAGGAGACCGTCTCGGTTGTATATGGAGTTCTTTGCAGGTTCAGTCAATCTCACATCTTCATCTCCTTCTGACTCCGATTCAGATTGAGGTGTTTCCTCACTGTGATCTTCCAAGTTATCATCTTCCAGTCTATTCTCGTCAGAAACAATAGGTTCTTTATTGAGTACCCCCATTCAACTAACCTACCATAAATCAAAAGAAGTGCAACCATGTGAGCAGGAGAAAGTATTTTGTACAATGTTTATTTGGCATAAGAATTAAGAAAGAAACAAGATATGAAAAGGAGTCAAGTTATAATCGGAGATCATGGATTCAAGGGTGTAATCAGATCATCATAAAGGCTGAATAAAATAATCGTTTCCCCACATTGAccccccactttttttttcctctcaaaataaaagaatcaaacAATTAGTTGAAATGCTCCCAAAGATCCAGTTAAGGAATCCTATATACTTACCAAACACCAAAAAGTATAGAACTGTGACAGTTTTTTCCCAATAAgttgttataatattttaacaccAAAAAGGCATTCATCAGACAATGGCAATATCTGCACTGTAAGCATATATGTCGGGAACGCAcaagtaaaattatattaaagaaaaaaaaaaggaatgaaaatgatttaacaCTAAAATTATGATAGCTCCAATggaaaaattttcaataatgAAAATGGGTGTGCCAAATGACCATGTCAAAGAGagattaaggagacgtttggattcgaagatgacttaagatgatttgagatgaattgtgaatagtaatgaaatgaattgtgaatagtagtgaggtttgtgagttaaagttgctgaatagtagtgagatgagttgagatgagcggAGATGagttgcgaatccaaacgtctcctaaaagGGATTACAATTTATACACAACCACTCCAGTAGTCTTAAGGACTCCCCCTATTTTAAATCCCTACCCTGAGGCTAGACACTGCTAACTGTCATCAGTCAGGGTAACAAGCtggaaaactaaaattaaaagtgaGATATGCAATGATGACCAGAAACAACAAGATAGCAGAACAGTCatggaaaagaaataatggaGATTGGGAATACAACTGATAACTTGCAGTTTAGCAACAAAttcatacactttttttttttttctgtgaaacaaattcataaacatGATCCTCTCAAGGCGGTACAAAGAATCGAGTCATGCAGGAAGGGTTGTGCACTGGATTTTTTGGAGTTGGATTGCATGTATCTGATTCCAACATCGATTAAAATTGGAGGTTGAGTCCGAACTCAATCAGACTCTGAAAATCTGCTCTTCTCCACTTTGACTCCACAAGAACCACATGGAATTGGTACAGACTAACAGAGGTCAGATTTGGGCCTGACCTTACATTAACATTACCCTTGAACAAATTGTCGGGCATAAGAGTGATAATTTTTCCGGAAATTAAAACTCAGTGTCTTCGTTACATAGCATTAACATTACCCTTGAATAGATTTGTATTCttatataagaaagaaaatctcacaacgaaaaaagaaataggATTACCAACACAAGAAGAAATCTAAGATAGGAGATGTTAACCACAAAAATTGCAGAAAATATCCAATAAAGCAATAATCTGCTTGAGTAAATTGGAGGGATCATAAATATAGCCCCATTATGCAACACCccttaaacaaattttaattcaattataCATTGAGTTCATGAAAAACAGAGATATTAGAAAGAGACcatatctatattatatatatatatatataatataaatctgtgtgtgtgtgtgaaaaacCAATTAAAAACAGAGAAACATGCAATTATATATTGAGAGTCTCCTTATTAGCAGTAAGGGCAGAGACGTAGCTAGCTGGGTCCTAGATCTTGGCTTTGGTTTTGAATCAAAGCAAAAGCCACAAACTAATCCAAGTTGATCTAGGAaagcttttattttgtttttaattttactgCCACGGTACTGATCTTTAAAAGGATTGCTCTTTACAATTTAAAGGTATTCATAAACCGATCAAAGTTAGGGTAGTTTAAAATGAAAGAAGGTTCATGCATCTTACATGAAATCGACCGATGGTGGTGAGTCTGGTGACTAATCAGAATTTAACATCAATGTGTGTATATGGTAACAATATGGGATAAACATTTTACTAAACTTGCAGAATCTACTAACATAAATTAAAGGAAAGACTCTTTGACATTCTCCTGTTCTTACAGGCACGCGAGATGGGAGGTGCAACGGCGCTGTTTCCTGTGTTTCTGAGGGAGCGACAGCGAGAGGGAGGGGACTCAGGCTGAGGGGGCGACGGCGAGATGTGCAACGGCGTGAGACAGAGACGAGAGGGCAGAGAGTGAGGCAGAGAGGGGCTCGGGGGAGGAATGAGGATTCAGAGGAGAGGGGCTAGGGTTTATTCGCTGGAGTCTTGGAGaggaaacggcgccgtttcctgatggtttgggattttttatttttatttttgaaatgatcattaattttttttttcccttatggTTTGGGAAATtgatcattataaatatttgtaatacatttaatactattagtatattttatataaaaaaaaaatactattagtatatagtaaattagtatactaatgcactaatgtatttatcaaaattattactaatactatagtggTAATATATTATAACTCTTACTAATACTCTTAAAATTATTACTAAACTCTTAtactagtaatatatattatactattatagtgttactactacatatagtgatattaatactataagtctatatatagactatatagttatacattaaagaatataataatacattgatactaaatataggtagttatagactatagtgatttaattataatgattagtattataatataactatataatagtattaatattactattagtattagtatatatatttgtattagttatagctatataatatattagactattggtataagtataactataggcTATAGTAGACTATTTagtattatttctagtttggtTACATGATacagatgagatgttttcatcTCATATGTATCGTGCACTAGTTTTCCCAATCCAAACATATTATATTCCATCTCTAAATTGTAAAAACATTCACTtaaatcaacagtaatgaacagtgtatGAATAGTATATAAATAGTGCATGAACAGTGAAAACTGACAATGAACAGTAACATTTCCGGCTCTCTAATTAATagtgggacccacacatttttcaaattccaaaaattaaaaacaattttatcttatttcactatccaaaaacatatttttttacaaactatttcatctcattttcactcaaaaaattcactactattcaaaatatttcatttgaatttcataaacaaacgaggcattagtatatatattagtattagttatagcgagtttaatttattataactatattattgatagactatagtaccgatcaaaaaaaattattgatagactatagtgatagtatattagtattagtatactagtactaaattactaatagtattgatattactatatcattatttcatatgtaattatttagtataatgatttatatactaatttatatatagacttcgagtatattactaatagtaatatattattagactatgagtattaggccataaaatgtaaattataattaatatacattataaactaatgtatattagtattactaatgtattatgtacttatcaaaaagaatatattgaaaatttattaggccataaaaatttggtaataatatttgagtgattttctttcttttttggtaaataatattttagtgatcttatttacaattttggtatataaattcaaatattttgatatttaagattttttttcaattgatgtgatttttcaatttcaatttaaagttttacaattgtagtttatttttaaattatataatatatataatataaacaatatttaaaaaataatttaaaatatatattatatagaaccgGTTCGGTCTAGGCCTAGAAAGCCTAGAATCGAAACTGGATCGATTCTGACAGATTTTGCCATTATGGGACTGGACCAGTTTGACCGGTTCGAattggtccggtccgatttccccattttttttttacactcctAGTCACTTCATGTTTTGGTTCTaaacccccttttttttttgtacccTTGATGCAACGTGTAATGTGTTAATTTGCCcgcgtttatttatttattttttatatttcttaactgttattaattatattttaaatacctttttatgttattctgttaataaataataattaagatgtTGATGTTCTTATTTcctattttcatatttcttattataataactttttccttttttggtatggtttatagtatttttagattttctttttgatggGGCTACTAAGAGATCATAATCAAATGAGCAATGCTAGTGTGATTACTGGCTTTGACCACTCAACGTGTCTACtagtataaatttatctttttaaatttttatttttaattttttttaatatatttaaatatttttaaaaaataaaaaaatatatcaatacactaaaagtcacttccttaatcattaaatatagaaaaaaattaaaaaaatttaaatacataagtgatcaaaatgaaagaataaactCAGACAACATACTAACAATTTCTAATCAAATTGCTCATAAAAGGTTGCTAATTATTTCTTGGCATACTTCTTTTCAAAACAGATGGTTACAATGCTGCTTTCACAAATGCGTAACACAACTACATTTGATTAATCCACCAGTTGAATTTTATAACCGCTATTGCAATGGTTACTAGGGTTCAAGTCCAATTTATTGGTCTCAttgctttttttatatattttattttcaactgTATGCACTGCAATTTCTGTGAAGGGGTTTTTATCAGGATCCCCTGCCCTTTCCTCTtgtattatctattttaatttaatgaaagtttgatgaaaaaaaGTAACAATATGCAAACGTATATGTACAAGTACGATAGTGCCAATGCATTTTACTTGTATTGTGCCTACTATTCCAAACATGTTTCGTACTTTTGCGAATGATTCCAACAACATACAACAAGAAGATGAGAGGGGATCGGTGTGGTAGGAGACACCTCTGATTCCTAAGTCAGCTGTAAGTATGAAGAATATTTGAAATCTCAAAGGATTTATAAGTTCTTCACACTTtacactgacttaggcatcagaggtgtCTCCTACTACATATGATCCCTATCATGTTCTTGTTGTAGGTTGTTGGAGTCGTTTGCAAAAGTACGAAACACGCAGAGAACACCTACTCCGATGCTGACAAATTTTGAGGTAAATGAGGCAAATTTTGTCTTGCAGAAGGAGACGTCGATACGAATATGGCTACTctaaagaagggaaaaaaaaaaattgttcctGAATTACCTTACTATTTTGCACATAAAGTTAAGACATCCCTAATGGGTGAAGATGGTAAAgtggattataaattttattagaacactAGATGCCCTTTCTATCCAATGGCTTTAGTCTTTATAAGTGTTTGGTTAAAGCAAATATGCTAATATTACATCTTATATTGGTTGATTATTATGACCAAGACAAgttgtatataaatatcatacttGATCAAACTTACAATTTTAGTCATTTCATTTTTTagtaagagaaattatatttgtagttttaaagtATACAAGACTCGTATactcattttgagaaaaatagataaatatgatatctatatgaaaaaattattttttaattattgaccccactttttttcaaaacaagtgCACGAGACTTGCACATCCTGgaactatatctagcattaatACTTTTCTAATAAATAGTTATCTCACCCCTTTTTAACTATACTATAAATACTGTGAGAATTATCTAGTCGAGTTATTTTACAAGGAAGTCTTATACCGTACGCATCTATATAActaacatgtgatttgtcatttttgtcattctatttaaatacaacacatgatatttaaacattacgatagaaagaaaaaaatgacaaatcatatgTGGATTAGATGGAGGTATGTGGTGTAAAGGCATCCAATGTTTACCAAATAATACTGTTCACACAAGTGTTGATTCTATTGTTCATGTCTCTATACATTTTACACGGTCATTCGTGTTAATATAAGAGCTTTTAGAGAATTGATCTCTTTCTTCAAACTATAAGTTTGGAGGTGGAGTGGGTCTAGTAGTGTACTAGTTTAATTTGGTAGGTACTAACAGGTAATTTCTCACTAAATTTCATTATCTTATTAACTTAGTAGTTAAATCTCATCCatacataatttatttgttcTTAAAACAATCATTCTTTGAAGTAGAAGAGTTTAATTTAGTAGTTAAATCAGTAATGTttggatatattatttttatgagtagtgttatttaaaattttttacactacataatatttaaaatttatcttttaaattaaattataccacgtgaatgatgtgtggtgtaaaagcttttaaatataattattaaagttACTACGATATTTGACCAATAgcttattcattttatttagatTTCAAGTGAGATTGTACACTAATTATTGAAGTTTCAATTTTTAGCTTtcattgctttattttttaaattaatttgaccGTTCccaatctatttatttatttatttatcttttttggcTTGTTAGAGATATGAAAAGTGCTACagctataaagagattttaaaaaagtaaacttacaaactgacatgacttcatataatatgttagatctactttacaataaaattaactataCAATCTAACATGCAGCATCAAGTtacgtcaatttgtaagtttattacTGTGAAATCTCTTTATGGTTAAAGCATTTATCCTTCTCTAAAGACATACGAGCAAGTCCAAACATTCATCATTTAATTAAGAGAAACGATGCAAATCATTTAGGGATAAAAAAAGCCTTTAGATAGATCTTTAGCACCGCGTGCACACTCATGGTTATATGAATCCAtgtgcttttatatatatatatatatatatatatatatatatatatattttctaagcAAGCTTGCATgttataaatagttaaaaactattacaaactaCTAAGAACTAATGAGGGTATTTCCTGctatcaatatacaaaattGTAGAATGAATAATATCTAATGGAATGCTACCAAACAAAGAGTTTGTAGCTGCCCATTGCGCAACCGAGTGCGCAAATCGATTTTGGGATCAATCATTCTTGTGAAAGCTACAGTCTAAGTGGGATTTCAAAGAGTTTGCGATATCTTCCAAGATATGTGTTATTTGCAAGATTTGTTcttctttataaatagaagaaatcaCCAACTGAGAGTCTCCTACTAGAGAGATAAAAGGATGGTTGAGGTGTTCTGTCATTTTGAGAGCTAACTGTGCCACAAGTGCCTCTGCCATTAGCGGAGTCGTGGAAAAATTTGTCTCAGTCTAGATTTCGATGACTTCTCCTGTTGAATTTCTGCTTACAGCTAAAGCCAAAGAGAGAGAATTCTTGACTGCTgcatcaaataaaatacatatctAATTCGTATGAGGTTTTTGTCATTCCTTCTCCACTTTGGATTCAAGTTTTTCTTTCCATACATGaagatttttttgataagagaGATTTAGCTGTTGTGAAAGATCGTGAGGTGAGAGTTCTTTGCAATTATGGACTTGGTCATTTCGGAGCCTCTAGATGAAATCTAGAATCAGACTAGCAAAAACTTTGAACGAATGATCTTCCTGGGATGAAAGACCAAGTTTTTTTGGGGGGTATAATATAATCTGGAACCAATCCTTCATTGAATTTACTGTCGGGGAAGATAGATTTAAGGGCCATCTACTACAATTCCAGAGAATTATGGTTATGGGGCATTCAATGAATAGGTACAGGAGAGTCTCTTATTTTTCATCGCAGAGCAAACAGTTTATGGAAGGAATGTTCTGAATGAACCTTTTGCTCTCTTGTTGGCAaaatatcccaaaatattttttataaaagtagtTTGTACCTGTCATGGATCCTGAGTTTCCAAATTTTCTCCCATGATATATCCGGAATTGCTTCTCTGGagtaatttgaaatatttgatgTAAGATGGTGGGCACCCTAGAGAATCCATGTACTTATATATTTACATCTATAAGTTCTAGTTTCATCTTTGCTTGGTCCAAAGTCATGAGAAATCCAAATGAGCTCGACAATCTGGCATGTTGAAGACTCCAAATAAACATGTATCCACGGCACACGTGTACTACACTCCAATGTCACTCCCTCCATCTTTTACTAATGTAATATTGCTCATCAATCATTCGATCAacccttattttataaaataaaaaaactcaaaattattaaatgatacaatattaatataataggatacgagaaatatatatatctttttgacAAGTGTAGTGAGAGTTAGGTTGCGTTCGAGTGTTGAGCtctctatgaatagtaatgagttgagatggtagagtgaatTATGTGGAGTTCACTTAACATtagtttagatgttaagatgtatttatgaaaaattaaaagagattgtGAATCCtgcgtgtaaagaggtgttgaattaaaaaaagttgtaagtcccacatataaagagattttaagttgaaataaatttagtaatttgagagttggatgtttagatattagaaaAGATCTAAATTTGAACCGAACTCAAGAAATCAAAAGAGGCCTTAGCCAGCATTTGAGAAGCAAGAAAGaatggtattttttattttttgtatcttCTATActctttttgtttattgatttatttttttgaaagtaaCAAAGAATCAAGTCTTTTTAACAGAGATTCCAGGAACTAGAGGCCAATGTCTAGGACATCAAGAGTATTACATGCAGATAACAGCTAAAGCAGGCACGCTACAAGATGTAATGACCATATCCCAATTCCCAACAACAGAAAAATGTTCATTAGATACATCAGAAGCAACTTGATTCCTGAACAAATTGGAAATACAACAATGCCCCCTTTTGgggaattaattttcttttccggTAAAGTTCTAACAATCTCACAAGAAGAAATTTCAATCtatcacagattcacaaccTTATGTTCCATGTACGGGATCTATGAGAAAGCATCCATTGCAGAGAAAAAATGCAGCTTGCTTCGACAACAAACAGACGCAAAACCAGTGAGTCCAGTTGAATTTACAGGACCCACTTTGTAAGCAATTTTCATTGACCACAACAATATATTCCTCACCAGATCACACACTTCAACAGATTGGTCAACATAGCGCATAATTCATTGAATGGCTTTGTAACCAGATGAAAGGCGACTGGAAAAGGTTGCCGTTTGGGTATGCTGTTGAACATGCCGGAAATCGGGCAACCTGCAGTCTCATCCTTAAAAAGCAACAAAAACCCTTTTCAGCTAATGCTCATCTTGGCTCTCCAGGTCTTGGATTTCAACTGGCTCAGGGAAAATTTCGTTGGACAACCTTTTATGTGAAGTCGAGAAGTCTTGTCCACCACTTCCATGAGAGTTCACTCTCCCTGACTGTCTTAAGCCATTGATACCAGTATGGCCTGGAATGGCGGCACCCTCTGATGAGCTGTGC
Protein-coding sequences here:
- the LOC108982270 gene encoding probable rRNA-processing protein EBP2 homolog, with the protein product MGVLNKEPIVSDENRLEDDNLEDHSEETPQSESESEGDEDVRLTEPAKNSIYNRDGLLDKLGDISWPENVGWIHKLSIDINQEQDVDVNDDLARELAFYTQALEGTRQAFEKLQSMGLPFLRPSDYYAEMVKTDFHMEKVKGRLLAEKTRIEEAEERRKAREAKRLSKQIQAQKLKERAKQKKEDIESVKKWRKQRQQTGFAGSEKDADMDLAFEDGKVFERSDKKRPGVAPGDRSGGKGRKARQVGGKGKIQKKRESKNSRFGSGGRKGMKKQNTADTTNDIRGFSRGNATGDKKRKR